Proteins co-encoded in one Sebastes fasciatus isolate fSebFas1 chromosome 11, fSebFas1.pri, whole genome shotgun sequence genomic window:
- the LOC141777326 gene encoding uncharacterized protein LOC141777326 isoform X4, giving the protein MNYTTKVVQVTNVSPSTTSEQMRTLFGFLGTIEELKLFPPDDSPMPVTSRVCFVKFQEPESVGVSQHLTNTVFVDRALIVVPFAEGSIPDEAKALSLLAPANAVAGILPGGGLLPTPNPMSNPAMGGNPFGVPNMDAMAAFGFPGPNMNPQAADQLLKFMTDPKLNPLAAGLNLSASLKADASNKEIEEAMKRVREAQSLISAAIEPGNKESKKKRSRSRSRSRRRRSRSRSRHRSRRRSNSRSRRRSKSPRRRHTDSRDQSRRSPSRSRDRKKDDSGRRRSKTPPKSYSTARRSRSEDRRRRRSRSGSRSPPKKSPKRRTPSPRRHKKEKKKDKERDRDRKSDKDRVREERERSTSKKKKSRDKERERERERDRKSDGEKGDVKITRDYDEEEQGYDSEKEREDRKDSDDSALSPQSVEGNGTARPVKQAKVNGADDHHEEDMDVSD; this is encoded by the exons ATGAATTACACCACGAAGGTTGTCCAGGTGACCAATGTGTCTCCGAGCACCACGTCCGAGCAGATGAGGACTCTGTTCGGCTTCCTGGGGACCATCGAGGAGCTCAAGCTGTTTCCTCCAGA TGATTCTCCGATGCCGGTGACATCGCGGGTGTGTTTTGTGAAGTTCCAGGAGCCAGAGTCTGTTGGAGTGTCTCAACATCTGACTAACACCGTGTTCGTGGACAGAGCACTGATTGTGGTCCCATTTGCTGAAG GATCTATTCCAGATGAGGCGAAAGCTTTGTCACTGCTGGCGCCAGCAAACGCTGTTGCAGGAATTCTGCCAGGAGGAGGACTTCTTCCAACGCCCAACCCCATGTCCAATCCAGCT ATGGGAGGGAACCCTTTCGGTGTTCCGAACATGGATGCAATGGCTGCATTTGGATTCCCAGGACCCAATATGAATCCCCAG GCTGCTGATCAGCTGTTAAAGTTCATGACAGATCCAAA GCTGAATCCTTTGGCTGCAGGCTTAAACCTGAGTGCAAGCCTGAAGGCTGATGCATCCAATAAAGAAATCGAAGAGGCCATGAAGAGAGTCAGAGAGGCCCAGTCGCTCATTTCGGCTGCTATCGAACCTGGAA ACAAGGAAAGCAAGAAGAAGCGCTCTCGTAGTAGGTCCAggtccaggaggaggaggtctaGATCACGATCAAGACACAG ATCAAGGCGCCGGTCAAACTCCAGAAGCAGAAGGCGCTCCAAAAGCCCCCGCAGGAGACACACCGACTCCAGAGACCAAAGCAGGCGATCTCCGAGCAGGTCCAG agatagaaagaaagacGATTCAGGGAGGAGAAGATCTAAAACACCACCTAAAAGCTACAGCACAGCCAGGAGGTCACGCAGCGAGGACCG GAGACGCAGGAGAAGTCGAAGCGGCAGCCGATCTCCTCCTAAAAAGTCTCCTAAAAGAAGGACTCCATCTCCTAGAAG ACacaagaaggaaaagaaaaaggataAAGAAAGGGACCGTGACCGCAAGAGTGATAAAGATCGCGTTCGTGAGGAACGCGAGCGCTCCACcagtaagaaaaagaaaagtagagACAAAGAACGAGaacgagagcgagagcgagacaGGAAATCagacggagagaaaggagaTGTCAAG ATCACCAGGGATTATGACGAGGAAGAACAAGGCTACGACAGCGAGAAGGAGCGGGAGGACAGGAAGGATTCTGACGACTCTGCTTTGTCTCCTCAGTCTGTAGAAGGTAACGGCACAGCGCGGCCTGTGAAGCAGGCCAAAGTTAACGGAGCTGACGATCACCATGAAGAAGACATGGACGTCAGCGATTAA
- the LOC141777326 gene encoding uncharacterized protein LOC141777326 isoform X8 codes for MSNPAVRLQIMGGNPFGVPNMDAMAAFGFPGPNMNPQAADQLLKFMTDPKLNPLAAGLNLSASLKADASNKEIEEAMKRVREAQSLISAAIEPGNKESKKKRSRSRSRSRRRRSRSRSRHRRTRSRSRRRSNSRSRRRSKSPRRRHTDSRDQSRRSPSRSRDRKKDDSGRRRSKTPPKSYSTARRSRSEDRRRRRSRSGSRSPPKKSPKRRTPSPRRHKKEKKKDKERDRDRKSDKDRVREERERSTSKKKKSRDKERERERERDRKSDGEKGDVKITRDYDEEEQGYDSEKEREDRKDSDDSALSPQSVEGNGTARPVKQAKVNGADDHHEEDMDVSD; via the exons ATGTCCAATCCAGCTGTAAGACTTCAAATT ATGGGAGGGAACCCTTTCGGTGTTCCGAACATGGATGCAATGGCTGCATTTGGATTCCCAGGACCCAATATGAATCCCCAG GCTGCTGATCAGCTGTTAAAGTTCATGACAGATCCAAA GCTGAATCCTTTGGCTGCAGGCTTAAACCTGAGTGCAAGCCTGAAGGCTGATGCATCCAATAAAGAAATCGAAGAGGCCATGAAGAGAGTCAGAGAGGCCCAGTCGCTCATTTCGGCTGCTATCGAACCTGGAA ACAAGGAAAGCAAGAAGAAGCGCTCTCGTAGTAGGTCCAggtccaggaggaggaggtctaGATCACGATCAAGACACAG GCGAACCCGGAGCAGATCAAGGCGCCGGTCAAACTCCAGAAGCAGAAGGCGCTCCAAAAGCCCCCGCAGGAGACACACCGACTCCAGAGACCAAAGCAGGCGATCTCCGAGCAGGTCCAG agatagaaagaaagacGATTCAGGGAGGAGAAGATCTAAAACACCACCTAAAAGCTACAGCACAGCCAGGAGGTCACGCAGCGAGGACCG GAGACGCAGGAGAAGTCGAAGCGGCAGCCGATCTCCTCCTAAAAAGTCTCCTAAAAGAAGGACTCCATCTCCTAGAAG ACacaagaaggaaaagaaaaaggataAAGAAAGGGACCGTGACCGCAAGAGTGATAAAGATCGCGTTCGTGAGGAACGCGAGCGCTCCACcagtaagaaaaagaaaagtagagACAAAGAACGAGaacgagagcgagagcgagacaGGAAATCagacggagagaaaggagaTGTCAAG ATCACCAGGGATTATGACGAGGAAGAACAAGGCTACGACAGCGAGAAGGAGCGGGAGGACAGGAAGGATTCTGACGACTCTGCTTTGTCTCCTCAGTCTGTAGAAGGTAACGGCACAGCGCGGCCTGTGAAGCAGGCCAAAGTTAACGGAGCTGACGATCACCATGAAGAAGACATGGACGTCAGCGATTAA
- the LOC141777326 gene encoding serine/arginine-rich splicing factor 11-like isoform X7, whose translation MNYTTKVVQVTNVSPSTTSEQMRTLFGFLGTIEELKLFPPDDSPMPVTSRVCFVKFQEPESVGVSQHLTNTVFVDRALIVVPFAEGSIPDEAKALSLLAPANAVAGILPGGGLLPTPNPMSNPAMGGNPFGVPNMDAMAAFGFPGPNMNPQAADQLLKFMTDPKLNPLAAGLNLSASLKADASNKEIEEAMKRVREAQSLISAAIEPGNKESKKKRSRSRSRSRRRRSRSRSRHRRTRSRSRRRSNSRSRRRSKSPRRRHTDSRDQSRRSPSRSRDRKKDDSGRRRSKTPPKSYSTARRSRSEDRRRRRSRSGSRSPPKKSPKRRTPSPRRHKKEKKKDKERDRDRKSDKDRVREERERSTSKKKKSRDKERERERERDRKSDGEKGDVKWFPLPDHQGL comes from the exons ATGAATTACACCACGAAGGTTGTCCAGGTGACCAATGTGTCTCCGAGCACCACGTCCGAGCAGATGAGGACTCTGTTCGGCTTCCTGGGGACCATCGAGGAGCTCAAGCTGTTTCCTCCAGA TGATTCTCCGATGCCGGTGACATCGCGGGTGTGTTTTGTGAAGTTCCAGGAGCCAGAGTCTGTTGGAGTGTCTCAACATCTGACTAACACCGTGTTCGTGGACAGAGCACTGATTGTGGTCCCATTTGCTGAAG GATCTATTCCAGATGAGGCGAAAGCTTTGTCACTGCTGGCGCCAGCAAACGCTGTTGCAGGAATTCTGCCAGGAGGAGGACTTCTTCCAACGCCCAACCCCATGTCCAATCCAGCT ATGGGAGGGAACCCTTTCGGTGTTCCGAACATGGATGCAATGGCTGCATTTGGATTCCCAGGACCCAATATGAATCCCCAG GCTGCTGATCAGCTGTTAAAGTTCATGACAGATCCAAA GCTGAATCCTTTGGCTGCAGGCTTAAACCTGAGTGCAAGCCTGAAGGCTGATGCATCCAATAAAGAAATCGAAGAGGCCATGAAGAGAGTCAGAGAGGCCCAGTCGCTCATTTCGGCTGCTATCGAACCTGGAA ACAAGGAAAGCAAGAAGAAGCGCTCTCGTAGTAGGTCCAggtccaggaggaggaggtctaGATCACGATCAAGACACAG GCGAACCCGGAGCAGATCAAGGCGCCGGTCAAACTCCAGAAGCAGAAGGCGCTCCAAAAGCCCCCGCAGGAGACACACCGACTCCAGAGACCAAAGCAGGCGATCTCCGAGCAGGTCCAG agatagaaagaaagacGATTCAGGGAGGAGAAGATCTAAAACACCACCTAAAAGCTACAGCACAGCCAGGAGGTCACGCAGCGAGGACCG GAGACGCAGGAGAAGTCGAAGCGGCAGCCGATCTCCTCCTAAAAAGTCTCCTAAAAGAAGGACTCCATCTCCTAGAAG ACacaagaaggaaaagaaaaaggataAAGAAAGGGACCGTGACCGCAAGAGTGATAAAGATCGCGTTCGTGAGGAACGCGAGCGCTCCACcagtaagaaaaagaaaagtagagACAAAGAACGAGaacgagagcgagagcgagacaGGAAATCagacggagagaaaggagaTGTCAAG TGGTTTCCTCTCCCAGATCACCAGGGATTATGA
- the LOC141777326 gene encoding uncharacterized protein LOC141777326 isoform X9, with amino-acid sequence MSNPAMGGNPFGVPNMDAMAAFGFPGPNMNPQAADQLLKFMTDPKLNPLAAGLNLSASLKADASNKEIEEAMKRVREAQSLISAAIEPGNKESKKKRSRSRSRSRRRRSRSRSRHRRTRSRSRRRSNSRSRRRSKSPRRRHTDSRDQSRRSPSRSRDRKKDDSGRRRSKTPPKSYSTARRSRSEDRRRRRSRSGSRSPPKKSPKRRTPSPRRHKKEKKKDKERDRDRKSDKDRVREERERSTSKKKKSRDKERERERERDRKSDGEKGDVKITRDYDEEEQGYDSEKEREDRKDSDDSALSPQSVEGNGTARPVKQAKVNGADDHHEEDMDVSD; translated from the exons ATGTCCAATCCAGCT ATGGGAGGGAACCCTTTCGGTGTTCCGAACATGGATGCAATGGCTGCATTTGGATTCCCAGGACCCAATATGAATCCCCAG GCTGCTGATCAGCTGTTAAAGTTCATGACAGATCCAAA GCTGAATCCTTTGGCTGCAGGCTTAAACCTGAGTGCAAGCCTGAAGGCTGATGCATCCAATAAAGAAATCGAAGAGGCCATGAAGAGAGTCAGAGAGGCCCAGTCGCTCATTTCGGCTGCTATCGAACCTGGAA ACAAGGAAAGCAAGAAGAAGCGCTCTCGTAGTAGGTCCAggtccaggaggaggaggtctaGATCACGATCAAGACACAG GCGAACCCGGAGCAGATCAAGGCGCCGGTCAAACTCCAGAAGCAGAAGGCGCTCCAAAAGCCCCCGCAGGAGACACACCGACTCCAGAGACCAAAGCAGGCGATCTCCGAGCAGGTCCAG agatagaaagaaagacGATTCAGGGAGGAGAAGATCTAAAACACCACCTAAAAGCTACAGCACAGCCAGGAGGTCACGCAGCGAGGACCG GAGACGCAGGAGAAGTCGAAGCGGCAGCCGATCTCCTCCTAAAAAGTCTCCTAAAAGAAGGACTCCATCTCCTAGAAG ACacaagaaggaaaagaaaaaggataAAGAAAGGGACCGTGACCGCAAGAGTGATAAAGATCGCGTTCGTGAGGAACGCGAGCGCTCCACcagtaagaaaaagaaaagtagagACAAAGAACGAGaacgagagcgagagcgagacaGGAAATCagacggagagaaaggagaTGTCAAG ATCACCAGGGATTATGACGAGGAAGAACAAGGCTACGACAGCGAGAAGGAGCGGGAGGACAGGAAGGATTCTGACGACTCTGCTTTGTCTCCTCAGTCTGTAGAAGGTAACGGCACAGCGCGGCCTGTGAAGCAGGCCAAAGTTAACGGAGCTGACGATCACCATGAAGAAGACATGGACGTCAGCGATTAA
- the LOC141777326 gene encoding uncharacterized protein LOC141777326 isoform X1 translates to MNYTTKVVQVTNVSPSTTSEQMRTLFGFLGTIEELKLFPPDDSPMPVTSRVCFVKFQEPESVGVSQHLTNTVFVDRALIVVPFAEGSIPDEAKALSLLAPANAVAGILPGGGLLPTPNPMSNPAVRLQIMGGNPFGVPNMDAMAAFGFPGPNMNPQAADQLLKFMTDPKLNPLAAGLNLSASLKADASNKEIEEAMKRVREAQSLISAAIEPGNKESKKKRSRSRSRSRRRRSRSRSRHRRTRSRSRRRSNSRSRRRSKSPRRRHTDSRDQSRRSPSRSRDRKKDDSGRRRSKTPPKSYSTARRSRSEDRRRRRSRSGSRSPPKKSPKRRTPSPRRHKKEKKKDKERDRDRKSDKDRVREERERSTSKKKKSRDKERERERERDRKSDGEKGDVKITRDYDEEEQGYDSEKEREDRKDSDDSALSPQSVEGNGTARPVKQAKVNGADDHHEEDMDVSD, encoded by the exons ATGAATTACACCACGAAGGTTGTCCAGGTGACCAATGTGTCTCCGAGCACCACGTCCGAGCAGATGAGGACTCTGTTCGGCTTCCTGGGGACCATCGAGGAGCTCAAGCTGTTTCCTCCAGA TGATTCTCCGATGCCGGTGACATCGCGGGTGTGTTTTGTGAAGTTCCAGGAGCCAGAGTCTGTTGGAGTGTCTCAACATCTGACTAACACCGTGTTCGTGGACAGAGCACTGATTGTGGTCCCATTTGCTGAAG GATCTATTCCAGATGAGGCGAAAGCTTTGTCACTGCTGGCGCCAGCAAACGCTGTTGCAGGAATTCTGCCAGGAGGAGGACTTCTTCCAACGCCCAACCCCATGTCCAATCCAGCTGTAAGACTTCAAATT ATGGGAGGGAACCCTTTCGGTGTTCCGAACATGGATGCAATGGCTGCATTTGGATTCCCAGGACCCAATATGAATCCCCAG GCTGCTGATCAGCTGTTAAAGTTCATGACAGATCCAAA GCTGAATCCTTTGGCTGCAGGCTTAAACCTGAGTGCAAGCCTGAAGGCTGATGCATCCAATAAAGAAATCGAAGAGGCCATGAAGAGAGTCAGAGAGGCCCAGTCGCTCATTTCGGCTGCTATCGAACCTGGAA ACAAGGAAAGCAAGAAGAAGCGCTCTCGTAGTAGGTCCAggtccaggaggaggaggtctaGATCACGATCAAGACACAG GCGAACCCGGAGCAGATCAAGGCGCCGGTCAAACTCCAGAAGCAGAAGGCGCTCCAAAAGCCCCCGCAGGAGACACACCGACTCCAGAGACCAAAGCAGGCGATCTCCGAGCAGGTCCAG agatagaaagaaagacGATTCAGGGAGGAGAAGATCTAAAACACCACCTAAAAGCTACAGCACAGCCAGGAGGTCACGCAGCGAGGACCG GAGACGCAGGAGAAGTCGAAGCGGCAGCCGATCTCCTCCTAAAAAGTCTCCTAAAAGAAGGACTCCATCTCCTAGAAG ACacaagaaggaaaagaaaaaggataAAGAAAGGGACCGTGACCGCAAGAGTGATAAAGATCGCGTTCGTGAGGAACGCGAGCGCTCCACcagtaagaaaaagaaaagtagagACAAAGAACGAGaacgagagcgagagcgagacaGGAAATCagacggagagaaaggagaTGTCAAG ATCACCAGGGATTATGACGAGGAAGAACAAGGCTACGACAGCGAGAAGGAGCGGGAGGACAGGAAGGATTCTGACGACTCTGCTTTGTCTCCTCAGTCTGTAGAAGGTAACGGCACAGCGCGGCCTGTGAAGCAGGCCAAAGTTAACGGAGCTGACGATCACCATGAAGAAGACATGGACGTCAGCGATTAA
- the LOC141777326 gene encoding uncharacterized protein LOC141777326 isoform X3 — protein MNYTTKVVQVTNVSPSTTSEQMRTLFGFLGTIEELKLFPPDDSPMPVTSRVCFVKFQEPESVGVSQHLTNTVFVDRALIVVPFAEGSIPDEAKALSLLAPANAVAGILPGGGLLPTPNPMSNPAVRLQIMGGNPFGVPNMDAMAAFGFPGPNMNPQAADQLLKFMTDPKLNPLAAGLNLSASLKADASNKEIEEAMKRVREAQSLISAAIEPGNKESKKKRSRSRSRSRRRRSRSRSRHRSRRRSNSRSRRRSKSPRRRHTDSRDQSRRSPSRSRDRKKDDSGRRRSKTPPKSYSTARRSRSEDRRRRRSRSGSRSPPKKSPKRRTPSPRRHKKEKKKDKERDRDRKSDKDRVREERERSTSKKKKSRDKERERERERDRKSDGEKGDVKITRDYDEEEQGYDSEKEREDRKDSDDSALSPQSVEGNGTARPVKQAKVNGADDHHEEDMDVSD, from the exons ATGAATTACACCACGAAGGTTGTCCAGGTGACCAATGTGTCTCCGAGCACCACGTCCGAGCAGATGAGGACTCTGTTCGGCTTCCTGGGGACCATCGAGGAGCTCAAGCTGTTTCCTCCAGA TGATTCTCCGATGCCGGTGACATCGCGGGTGTGTTTTGTGAAGTTCCAGGAGCCAGAGTCTGTTGGAGTGTCTCAACATCTGACTAACACCGTGTTCGTGGACAGAGCACTGATTGTGGTCCCATTTGCTGAAG GATCTATTCCAGATGAGGCGAAAGCTTTGTCACTGCTGGCGCCAGCAAACGCTGTTGCAGGAATTCTGCCAGGAGGAGGACTTCTTCCAACGCCCAACCCCATGTCCAATCCAGCTGTAAGACTTCAAATT ATGGGAGGGAACCCTTTCGGTGTTCCGAACATGGATGCAATGGCTGCATTTGGATTCCCAGGACCCAATATGAATCCCCAG GCTGCTGATCAGCTGTTAAAGTTCATGACAGATCCAAA GCTGAATCCTTTGGCTGCAGGCTTAAACCTGAGTGCAAGCCTGAAGGCTGATGCATCCAATAAAGAAATCGAAGAGGCCATGAAGAGAGTCAGAGAGGCCCAGTCGCTCATTTCGGCTGCTATCGAACCTGGAA ACAAGGAAAGCAAGAAGAAGCGCTCTCGTAGTAGGTCCAggtccaggaggaggaggtctaGATCACGATCAAGACACAG ATCAAGGCGCCGGTCAAACTCCAGAAGCAGAAGGCGCTCCAAAAGCCCCCGCAGGAGACACACCGACTCCAGAGACCAAAGCAGGCGATCTCCGAGCAGGTCCAG agatagaaagaaagacGATTCAGGGAGGAGAAGATCTAAAACACCACCTAAAAGCTACAGCACAGCCAGGAGGTCACGCAGCGAGGACCG GAGACGCAGGAGAAGTCGAAGCGGCAGCCGATCTCCTCCTAAAAAGTCTCCTAAAAGAAGGACTCCATCTCCTAGAAG ACacaagaaggaaaagaaaaaggataAAGAAAGGGACCGTGACCGCAAGAGTGATAAAGATCGCGTTCGTGAGGAACGCGAGCGCTCCACcagtaagaaaaagaaaagtagagACAAAGAACGAGaacgagagcgagagcgagacaGGAAATCagacggagagaaaggagaTGTCAAG ATCACCAGGGATTATGACGAGGAAGAACAAGGCTACGACAGCGAGAAGGAGCGGGAGGACAGGAAGGATTCTGACGACTCTGCTTTGTCTCCTCAGTCTGTAGAAGGTAACGGCACAGCGCGGCCTGTGAAGCAGGCCAAAGTTAACGGAGCTGACGATCACCATGAAGAAGACATGGACGTCAGCGATTAA
- the LOC141777326 gene encoding uncharacterized protein LOC141777326 isoform X2 has product MNYTTKVVQVTNVSPSTTSEQMRTLFGFLGTIEELKLFPPDDSPMPVTSRVCFVKFQEPESVGVSQHLTNTVFVDRALIVVPFAEGSIPDEAKALSLLAPANAVAGILPGGGLLPTPNPMSNPAMGGNPFGVPNMDAMAAFGFPGPNMNPQAADQLLKFMTDPKLNPLAAGLNLSASLKADASNKEIEEAMKRVREAQSLISAAIEPGNKESKKKRSRSRSRSRRRRSRSRSRHRRTRSRSRRRSNSRSRRRSKSPRRRHTDSRDQSRRSPSRSRDRKKDDSGRRRSKTPPKSYSTARRSRSEDRRRRRSRSGSRSPPKKSPKRRTPSPRRHKKEKKKDKERDRDRKSDKDRVREERERSTSKKKKSRDKERERERERDRKSDGEKGDVKITRDYDEEEQGYDSEKEREDRKDSDDSALSPQSVEGNGTARPVKQAKVNGADDHHEEDMDVSD; this is encoded by the exons ATGAATTACACCACGAAGGTTGTCCAGGTGACCAATGTGTCTCCGAGCACCACGTCCGAGCAGATGAGGACTCTGTTCGGCTTCCTGGGGACCATCGAGGAGCTCAAGCTGTTTCCTCCAGA TGATTCTCCGATGCCGGTGACATCGCGGGTGTGTTTTGTGAAGTTCCAGGAGCCAGAGTCTGTTGGAGTGTCTCAACATCTGACTAACACCGTGTTCGTGGACAGAGCACTGATTGTGGTCCCATTTGCTGAAG GATCTATTCCAGATGAGGCGAAAGCTTTGTCACTGCTGGCGCCAGCAAACGCTGTTGCAGGAATTCTGCCAGGAGGAGGACTTCTTCCAACGCCCAACCCCATGTCCAATCCAGCT ATGGGAGGGAACCCTTTCGGTGTTCCGAACATGGATGCAATGGCTGCATTTGGATTCCCAGGACCCAATATGAATCCCCAG GCTGCTGATCAGCTGTTAAAGTTCATGACAGATCCAAA GCTGAATCCTTTGGCTGCAGGCTTAAACCTGAGTGCAAGCCTGAAGGCTGATGCATCCAATAAAGAAATCGAAGAGGCCATGAAGAGAGTCAGAGAGGCCCAGTCGCTCATTTCGGCTGCTATCGAACCTGGAA ACAAGGAAAGCAAGAAGAAGCGCTCTCGTAGTAGGTCCAggtccaggaggaggaggtctaGATCACGATCAAGACACAG GCGAACCCGGAGCAGATCAAGGCGCCGGTCAAACTCCAGAAGCAGAAGGCGCTCCAAAAGCCCCCGCAGGAGACACACCGACTCCAGAGACCAAAGCAGGCGATCTCCGAGCAGGTCCAG agatagaaagaaagacGATTCAGGGAGGAGAAGATCTAAAACACCACCTAAAAGCTACAGCACAGCCAGGAGGTCACGCAGCGAGGACCG GAGACGCAGGAGAAGTCGAAGCGGCAGCCGATCTCCTCCTAAAAAGTCTCCTAAAAGAAGGACTCCATCTCCTAGAAG ACacaagaaggaaaagaaaaaggataAAGAAAGGGACCGTGACCGCAAGAGTGATAAAGATCGCGTTCGTGAGGAACGCGAGCGCTCCACcagtaagaaaaagaaaagtagagACAAAGAACGAGaacgagagcgagagcgagacaGGAAATCagacggagagaaaggagaTGTCAAG ATCACCAGGGATTATGACGAGGAAGAACAAGGCTACGACAGCGAGAAGGAGCGGGAGGACAGGAAGGATTCTGACGACTCTGCTTTGTCTCCTCAGTCTGTAGAAGGTAACGGCACAGCGCGGCCTGTGAAGCAGGCCAAAGTTAACGGAGCTGACGATCACCATGAAGAAGACATGGACGTCAGCGATTAA
- the LOC141777326 gene encoding uncharacterized protein LOC141777326 isoform X5, with product MNYTTKVVQVTNVSPSTTSEQMRTLFGFLGTIEELKLFPPDDSPMPVTSRVCFVKFQEPESVGVSQHLTNTVFVDRALIVVPFAEGSIPDEAKALSLLAPANAVAGILPGGGLLPTPNPMSNPAVRLQIMGGNPFGVPNMDAMAAFGFPGPNMNPQAADQLLKFMTDPKLNPLAAGLNLSASLKADASNKEIEEAMKRVREAQSLISAAIEPGNKESKKKRSRSRSRSRRRRSRSRSRHRRTRSRSRRRSNSRSRRRSKSPRRRHTDSRDQSRRSPSRSRDRKKDDSGRRRSKTPPKSYSTARRSRSEDRRRRRSRSGSRSPPKKSPKRRTPSPRRHKKEKKKDKERDRDRKSDKDRVREERERSTSKKKKSRDKERERERERDRKSDGEKGDVKSVEGNGTARPVKQAKVNGADDHHEEDMDVSD from the exons ATGAATTACACCACGAAGGTTGTCCAGGTGACCAATGTGTCTCCGAGCACCACGTCCGAGCAGATGAGGACTCTGTTCGGCTTCCTGGGGACCATCGAGGAGCTCAAGCTGTTTCCTCCAGA TGATTCTCCGATGCCGGTGACATCGCGGGTGTGTTTTGTGAAGTTCCAGGAGCCAGAGTCTGTTGGAGTGTCTCAACATCTGACTAACACCGTGTTCGTGGACAGAGCACTGATTGTGGTCCCATTTGCTGAAG GATCTATTCCAGATGAGGCGAAAGCTTTGTCACTGCTGGCGCCAGCAAACGCTGTTGCAGGAATTCTGCCAGGAGGAGGACTTCTTCCAACGCCCAACCCCATGTCCAATCCAGCTGTAAGACTTCAAATT ATGGGAGGGAACCCTTTCGGTGTTCCGAACATGGATGCAATGGCTGCATTTGGATTCCCAGGACCCAATATGAATCCCCAG GCTGCTGATCAGCTGTTAAAGTTCATGACAGATCCAAA GCTGAATCCTTTGGCTGCAGGCTTAAACCTGAGTGCAAGCCTGAAGGCTGATGCATCCAATAAAGAAATCGAAGAGGCCATGAAGAGAGTCAGAGAGGCCCAGTCGCTCATTTCGGCTGCTATCGAACCTGGAA ACAAGGAAAGCAAGAAGAAGCGCTCTCGTAGTAGGTCCAggtccaggaggaggaggtctaGATCACGATCAAGACACAG GCGAACCCGGAGCAGATCAAGGCGCCGGTCAAACTCCAGAAGCAGAAGGCGCTCCAAAAGCCCCCGCAGGAGACACACCGACTCCAGAGACCAAAGCAGGCGATCTCCGAGCAGGTCCAG agatagaaagaaagacGATTCAGGGAGGAGAAGATCTAAAACACCACCTAAAAGCTACAGCACAGCCAGGAGGTCACGCAGCGAGGACCG GAGACGCAGGAGAAGTCGAAGCGGCAGCCGATCTCCTCCTAAAAAGTCTCCTAAAAGAAGGACTCCATCTCCTAGAAG ACacaagaaggaaaagaaaaaggataAAGAAAGGGACCGTGACCGCAAGAGTGATAAAGATCGCGTTCGTGAGGAACGCGAGCGCTCCACcagtaagaaaaagaaaagtagagACAAAGAACGAGaacgagagcgagagcgagacaGGAAATCagacggagagaaaggagaTGTCAAG TCTGTAGAAGGTAACGGCACAGCGCGGCCTGTGAAGCAGGCCAAAGTTAACGGAGCTGACGATCACCATGAAGAAGACATGGACGTCAGCGATTAA